GCCGTGCCCTTTGGCGTGTTCGGCGCACTGCTGGCCACCTGGGGACGCGGCCTTTCCAACGACGTATACTTCCAGGTGGCTCTGGTCACCCTGGTGGGTCTGGCGGCCAAGAACGCCATCCTCATCGTGGAATTCGCGGTTGAGGCATGGCGTAGCGGCCGCAGTCTTGATTCGGCGGCATCCTTTGCCTCCCGTCTGCGGTTCAGGCCCATTGTCATGACCTCGCTGGCCTTTATTCTGGGCTGCGTGCCCCTGGCCATCAGCACCGGCGCTGGCGCCAACAGCCGCCACGCCCTGGGCACGGCGGTCATCGGCGGCATGCTGGCGGCCACGTGCCTCGCCACGCTCTTTGTGCCGTACTTCTTCAAGATAATTATGCAGATATCCCTGAAAATCCAGGGCAAGAAGGATCCGAACGCCGGTAAGGACGGTTCCGGCAACGAACAGGAGGATCTATGAGTTCCATCAGTACTGCCGGACGCATGAACCCGGCCGGGGCCATTGTCGCCCTGCTGGCCGTGCTTGCGCTTTCGGCCTGCTCATTTGCGCCGCGCTATGAGCGCCCCGAAATGGACATGCCGAGCCAGTGGCAAAAGGTTGATATGGGGGCAGCCCCCCTGAACACCGACTGGTGGACCCGTTTCAATGACCCCGTGCTTACCTCCATGGTGGACGAGGCGCTGAAGAATAACCAGGACCTGGCCGAATCTCTCGCCAAGATAGATTCCGCCGCGTCACAGGTTGGCGTGGCCACCGCTGATCTGCTGCCCGCCGTGAGTGGTTCGGCCGGTTCCGTGGCCGCGGGCGCTTCTGAAAAGACGCCCAACACCACGCCGTTCAACAGGAGCGGCCTTGACCGCACCACGACCACCAACCAGGCTGCGCTCAACGCCTCCTGGGAACTGGACCTCTGGGGCAAATACCGCAACAACTACACCATGCTCAGTGACGTGCTCATGAGCACGGTCATCGGGCACGAGGCCCTGCGCCTTTCGGTGGCGGGGCAGACCGCCCAGGGCTATTTTGCCCTGCTGGCTCTGGACATGCAGCTTGATACGGCCCGCCGTACCCTCAAGACCCGCGAAGATGCGTTCAGCATCTACACGAGCCGCTACAAGCAGGGCGACATCACCGAGCTTGACTGGCAGCGCGCCAGGGCCGAGGTGGAAACCGCCCGCGCCCAGGTGCACACCAGCACCGTGGCTGTAGACAAGGCCGAAGCCGGTCTGGCCGTTCTGCTGGGCCGTTCGCCCCGCGACATTATGGAACGCGGCATGCCGCGCGGTCAGGCCATTGGCATGCTGCCTTCGCCGCCCGTGTTGCCCGAAGGTCTGCCTTCTGACCTGCTGCAACGCAGGCCTGACGTGCGCGCCTCCGAATTCACCATGATGGCGTACAATGCCAATATCGGCGTGGCCCGCGCCCAGTTCTTCCCCTCCATCTCGCTGACGGGCATGCTGGGTACGGTCAGTTCGGCCGTAGGCAGCCTGTTCACCGGCCCCGCCGGGGCGTGGAGCTACGGCGTCACCGGTTCGATGCCCCTGCTGGACTTTGGCCGGACCTGGTATAACGTCAAGGACGCGGAAGCCCGCAAAAAAGCCTCCATTGCCGTGTACCGCAAGACCGTTCAGACGGCGTTCCAGGATATGCGCACAGCCCTGACGACCCAGCGCGAGGCTGACGCCATTGTACGCAGCATGCAGATTCAGGTGGAAAGCCTGCGGCGTGCCACCACCATCGCGCGTCTGCAATACGATAA
This DNA window, taken from Desulfovibrio sp. 86, encodes the following:
- a CDS encoding efflux transporter outer membrane subunit, coding for MSSISTAGRMNPAGAIVALLAVLALSACSFAPRYERPEMDMPSQWQKVDMGAAPLNTDWWTRFNDPVLTSMVDEALKNNQDLAESLAKIDSAASQVGVATADLLPAVSGSAGSVAAGASEKTPNTTPFNRSGLDRTTTTNQAALNASWELDLWGKYRNNYTMLSDVLMSTVIGHEALRLSVAGQTAQGYFALLALDMQLDTARRTLKTREDAFSIYTSRYKQGDITELDWQRARAEVETARAQVHTSTVAVDKAEAGLAVLLGRSPRDIMERGMPRGQAIGMLPSPPVLPEGLPSDLLQRRPDVRASEFTMMAYNANIGVARAQFFPSISLTGMLGTVSSAVGSLFTGPAGAWSYGVTGSMPLLDFGRTWYNVKDAEARKKASIAVYRKTVQTAFQDMRTALTTQREADAIVRSMQIQVESLRRATTIARLQYDNGYTDYLTVLDAERQLFAAELQLASALRDRLDSVVSVCMALGGGWNDPGASPSFPVVSTEKLLDQETSTGALGKAPVSGKAAPKPVKTQPATQDQSKGGVSL